Proteins from one Cryptomeria japonica chromosome 4, Sugi_1.0, whole genome shotgun sequence genomic window:
- the LOC131030897 gene encoding probable NOT transcription complex subunit VIP2 isoform X3 gives MYLPFRHDGNVKESMLNNPASNLLDSTSTGWPFGTSFSAQSASNPVFHHSGSIQGLHNVHGNYSMPTMPSSISSRNSGFGGLPSGGVHQPSGGLSSGRFASNNLPVALSQLSHGGIHGHAGMANRTGGVAAGGLGRTISIGGGQSVSGSSSRAGTGGIGIQGPGRPMSTIPQQGSTQMVSLLGNTFSSSVGAANSGQPMMGNGHQNPMGLTNDLNSNDTSPYDISEFPQLTSRPNSSGGPQGQLASIRKQGLGVNSLASQNQEFSIQNEDFPALQSSKAGNVDFAVDLHPKDHHHENALALMQSHHYPVGRSAGFSLGGSYATHHHQQQQQEVRSSLSSTNAGASFAGSANSADLMHLHNSDLFPSSHNLSASYHSQVVPGLRSGVPTTIMPGIGSYDHLLQYHHGHSQFRHMPSVNPSSREHLLKSMHALQGAPDAFGLLGLLSVIRMSEPDLTTLALGIDLTTLGLNLNSRDNLYRTFASPWADGPAKGEPEYTLPQCYSQPVLRLQPGYFTKFQQETLFYIFYSMPNDAAQLHAANELYRRGWFYHKELRMWLMHVPNTEPLVKTTMHERGSYLYFDPNQWEIGQKDNYVLHYEMLEKKPQLSHTTEL, from the exons ATGTATCTCCCTTTTCGTCATGATGGCAATGTCAAAGAG TCCATGCTTAACAATCCAGCCTCAAACTTGCTTGATTCAACAAGCACAGGTTGGCCTTTTGGAACATCATTTTCGGCACAATCAGCATCAAATCCTGTTTTCCATCACTCAG GAAGCATCCAGGGATTGCATAATGTTCATGGCAATTACAGTATGCCAACCATGCCATCTTCCATTTCGTCTCGCAATTCAGGATTTGGAGGTCTTCCTTCTGGTGGTGTTCACCAGCCCTCTGGTGGCCTTTCATCTGGACGTTTTGCATCAAACAATCTCCCAGTTGCTCTTTCCCAG TTATCACATGGTGGAATACATGGGCATGCAGGGATGGCAAACCGTACAGGTG GTGTAGCTGCAGGAGGCTTGGGGAGAACTATTAGTATTGGTGGAGGCCAATCTGTATCAGGATCATCATCCCGTGCTGGAACTGGCGGCATTGGCATACAAGGGCCTGGTAGACCAATGAGCACCATCCCTCAACAAG GATCAACTCAAATGGTGTCTCTACTTGGAAATACATTTTCATCATCTGTGGGAGCGGCAAATAGCGGACAACCCATGATGGGGAATGGACATCAAAACCCAATGGGACTTACAAATGATTTAAATTCAAATGATACTTCGCCATATGACATTAGCGAATTTCCACAACTAACTTCTCGTCCCAATTCAAGTGGGGGTCCACAAGGACAATTAG CTTCAATAAGAAAGCAAGGTCTTGGTGTTAATTCTCTTGCTTCACAAAACCAAGAATTCAGCATTCAAAATGAGGACTTCCCAGCCTTACAAAGTTCAAAAG CAGGTAATGTGGATTTTGCTGTGGATTTACATCCAAAGGATCATCATCATGAAAACGCTTTGGCATTAATGCAGTCACACCACTACCCA GTGGGAAGATCTGCTGGATTTTCTTTAGGAGGATCATATGCCactcatcatcatcagcagcagcaaCAAGAAGTTCGATCTAGCTTATCAAGCACCAATGCAGGGGCTTCATTTGCAGGCTCTGCCAATTCTGCAGATCTCATGCATTTACATAACTCAGATTTATTTCCATCTTCTCACAATCTTTCAGCTTCTTACCACTCTCAG GTTGTTCCGGGCCTAAGGTCTGGAGTTCCAACAACAATAATGCCTGGCATAGGGTCATATGATCATCTATTACAGTATCATCACGGTCATTCTCAGTTTCGACACATGCCATCTGTTAACCCCTCATCAAGGGAGCACCTGCTGAAATCAATGCATGCACTTCAAGGAGCTCCTGATGCTTTTGGATTATTAGGTCTGCTTAGTGTTATAAGGATGAGTGAGCCTGATTTGACAACATTAGCATTGGGGATAGATCTAACAACTCTAGGATTAAATTTAAATTCAAGGGATAACCTATACAGGACATTTGCCTCCCCTTGGGCTGATGGGCCTGCAAAAGGTGAGCCTGAGTATACATTGCCGCAGTGCTATTCTCAGCCAGTTCTTAGATTGCAG CCAGGATACTTCACCAAGTTCCAACAAGAGACTCTTTTCTATATATTTTACAG CATGCCAAATGATGCAGCACAGTTACATGCTGCTAATGAGTT GTATAGAAGGGGTTGGTTTTATCACAAAGAACTGCGAATGTGGTTGATGCATGTTCCGAACACAGAGCCTCTTGTCAAGACAACTATGCATGAAAGGGGGTCATACTTGTATTTTGATCCCAATCAATGGGAGATTGGACAGAAG GACAACTATGTTCTACATTATGAAATGCTGGAGAAGAAACCTCAATTATCACATACAACTGAATTATAG